The Biomphalaria glabrata chromosome 7, xgBioGlab47.1, whole genome shotgun sequence region CAGAGCAGCACATGTTGGCCAGCAGTTCTAAACTAACACCTTGTGCTGTCAAGAGTTTGTCCACCTCAGGCCAGGTCAGCTCATTCTCCAACGTGTTCTCCTAAATGACACAATTGTAGAATgaagcaattttaaaaagcaaatgaGCATGAATTTAACGAGGAAGGACTAATATTAGAGGGATGATTTAAGCCCAGTAGTTACCCCTGAGTCCAACTGGCTACTTTGTAAAGCTGCATCAATCACACTAAAACTGTCCATGTCTAGGACTTGTAATATTGCTTTTATTATTCCTTTATAATGCAGAGACAAATCAACTTCAGGCAGATTCAACAAAATTCCTGGGAGAGAAAAGATTCTTCCACCTGATTACTTAGAACAAGATTATTTGTCTTCTTATTCTAAACAGTATCTCAAATAAGAGTAAAGTGAACAATCTATTAAATGGGTAGAGGAAATTTCAATTATTAAAATTCTTAAATTATCTTAATGCATATCACAAGAGTTTGCAATACTTGTTTTTGCAAAGAGTATGTTGattaatcaatcaataaattaagtaaaaaaaaaagttccccttacaGACCATGGGGTCTagagggcagataatgtaaaaggTAAAATGTTATAAGCAGTTAGCCAAAGacaggaaatttttttttaactctctcTTCAAgcatatacttttaaaaaaaatcaattcataGGATAAAGACCATTTTTAATAAACGTATACATGTAACAATAAAAGTCAGATTCTACTTTCAACTGCTCTTATAGATCCACAAGTTTTGATGGGGAAAGTTTTTGATTCAATTCGAagacaaatgttttaaaagactACACACCTGTGACGAGTGTTCTCAACAACACTGCATCTATACCATGTGGATCTGATTCAATTATTTTGAGAAAACTGGACACAACATCTAGCTTCTGGCAGACAGTAGTAGCTTCACTATTATTCTCACTAACAACCAGAAGACACCtggctgataaaaaaaaagaatctggTTTAATAGACATTAATGGCAATCATCACAGAATTAGTTCAACAGAGACAATAtgattatatttaatttcataaatGGCATGTTGAGACAAAAATCAACACAGTTATCAGAGATTGGCTACCCACACAGCATGTTAAATTATCTCTGTGTTCAAGGTTTGTCTTTTCTACTAAGTATGTTTATATGTCACCAAattatcaattgtttttaatggtagtaaaaacaagaaaatattggTCTCATATTgcaatttacatttaaaaaaaacagtgataTATTCTTCGATCTAGAACTAAGTTGTAGTAACACAAATTTGAGTAGTTCATAATCACATAATAAAattgctaaaaaaacaaaatactttgaaCAATTGTTAAACTGGCAGTAGATGGAGtggtattaatttaaaaaaacaaaatttagctTACCAGCTGCATTACATAACTGATAGCCATAGACTTCTACATTCAATAAAGGAAGAATTGTAGTCAGTAAGTTTTCTTTGTTAAACCTTTTCACAGCAGAATTATTGCTTTCACTGGgaagaacaaacaaatgttgGATATAAGAATATATTTCAACATGACATAATATCTTATTTTaacaacatagatctaaaaatattttgcaaaaaagaataattacaaacaaaagggaaaaaaagtgcagtcttttgttttgtttcaataaatatatGTTTACATTGTGGTTATTCAAGCTTTAATGATTAGTTTAGGAGTATCGAGAATGTGTTTAAGTTTATTACCAAAGATTAGAGAGCAGTTCCAAAGATTCAATTAACACATCAACATTGGTGTCATATTTTGAAGCTTCTTTCTCCGGGAGCCAGCCATTATTATACTAAGTATCAAACAGAAAATACACCTGTTATTCTCATTGTGCCgtaagacattttaaaaacataataattttttaaactacacaaaaaaacaacaactcaattCTGTTTCAGCAGTATGATATAAAAAACATACAGTGTTCAAATATTTAATTCCAGAAAATAAGGACATTATCATCCTTCCTGAAACTGTAAAGCTAATCACATAGCTAAACATCATAATGAGATTTTACTGATAACTGTTTCTATTTGTTTATGATAATGGAAAATTAGAAAGACTTAATTATCTTGAAAGATTCAGTCATTTTAAATGATTATCTTgaaactgagaaaaaaaaaagtgtaccgTTTGTAAAAGCGCTGTCAATGGTGTGAGCACATCATGGTCAATCATGACTTCACTTACATCAGCTTGACCATAAACACTCATGTTtctaaatgaaaatattaaatacaaaattatcATGTACGgtaaaatattttataccaaatatttgatattcatggaaaatgtaacatttaaatgttgtttttttatgttttccccagagtagatctagatctgtaggcAGTTTCATTATAAGTTGATTGGTTTTTATTGTGCATAAGGCtttttaaaggtattttaacAATCCTGCTGCATTGTAGGCTCTATTGAGAAATACTAGTCTAGTTCTACTACTCTAGACATATACAAAGTTACAACAGCTAATTTTGCCCCTTTTGTTATTATAGATTCCATAAATGATAAGGAGATCAATAAATCTCTTTATAAGATGGCTGAAATTGCTGCTTTTGGGTAGATTCTATCAATAAATCTCTTTATAAGATGGCTGAAATTGCTGCTTTTgggtagattctagatctaatctagatctacttacaaaTATCCAGAGCCTTGAACTAGAccaagatctagtctagtctaaatctataagTAGATGTAATTTCATCTagattagttctagatctaaatctaaatctagtaggcctacacacctACACCTggtcacatctagatctagaatctagactagaattagatttggATCTATAATcgttatctaaatctagaacaatctatagtctagatcttaaatctaaatctagatttatataaattCTATTATAGGTGCCTGGCATCGTAAAAtatctctagttctagatccagtctagatTAATTAGAACCAGTCAATCAATTAATTCTTAATCAGTTTGAAGACTTCATATAAACTGACACATCGAAAGGAACTCAGCTTTATTTAGATCAgtaagatctagactagtaaacatttaaatgttCATGCGTCAgtgcgcaaaaaaaaaaaatatagaaaatcttCGGGTAGTTTAATTAAGAATAGTCCACTTCCAGGCATTGACACACCGATCTATATATGATTAGCAAGGAAAGAACAATTTGGGGGGTGGGTTTGCTTTAGATGGGGAAATGCgtattttcagatgataaaccGTACTCGCATATTTTCGAGTCCATTTGCGTACAAAATATGCAAGATGCgtacttgtaggcaactctgcTCAAAGCATTGAACCTAGTTTGCTAGCCAAATACTTTCATTTTAATCTTTCATCTATCACCTACTTGTATTGCTAGGTATATCAACACAATTTATCTCAATTAACATGTGAACAATTTTCTTCCCTACAAAGACATATTAAGATAGTATGTACCTTAAAGCACCAAGAGCACTCTTCCTGACGTCTAAACATTTGTCTAAGAAAAGTGGTGCAGTCATTTTAACAACATTTTCTCTCAGCAAGTACCCAATGGCCTTTGGTTGTGACACAATGCCGGCCATTAGTTGACAGCCACATGCTCTTTCTTCACTAGTAGGTGCCTGGAGCTGGACCACAATCAAGAAAAAATTATACAAAGTACAAGTCAGTCCATCATTAACATCAGTGTGTGTGAATGGTTTAAAAACATGATAATGTCTAACAAGtctctagaatattctagagttaaaataaaatatgtccaAAAAGTGGCAGCTATATgatttttaattcttattagGTTTTAAGTAGTGGGGAAgtatcatataatatatatatatatacatatagctTTATAAAAACTTTAGCTAATCTTTTTGTACCTGCACAGAAGAGTCTgaagaaaaacaatttataaTAAAGCATTATGATTGAGGTTTAAGAATGTGTACTGTAAGATGAGCCAGCAAACTTTGTCACATCCTGTGTAGGAGTTGTTTTCCTTGTCTGTGCATTTCTTTAAATTGTGACTGATGTCACATCAAGGGGTTGTACGCAACCCTGTCCCTGCCAGTGATAGGTTGTCTAAGTCTCATCTTGATAGCAATTTTTTCTCATTGCTTGTCTTCAACCAACAACCATACTTAGAACTTTTAATTGATATCCCTCCAAGCTTGCTGGACACAACAGTTTCATACCATGCTGTGTGTCCCTTCTCTGCTTTATAAATGGGGGATATGTGGTTGAGTGGCACAAACCACCGGGCTAGGGGGTTCAAGTTCTAATCCCAACTCAAGCTGAGATGTGTTTGCTGTTGCTAAGCACCAGATACCTCCTCCACCAAAAGAGTGGATAATAGCGCACTGAGCCTGCCATAAGTATGAAAGATAATATGTATGTGCTATCTGATAAAAAGCAATTTTCATAATAAAAATGGTACTGGAAAAATCTCGATGAATCTAGAGTAAAGGATGTTTGTCGGCCACCTGGGTTTCGTCTTGCATATCAGTCACCTCACTGTATTATAAGTcttctttatttgaatgttttattgtttactaCCCAACTTGACTTCCTCATAAATATTGCATATGCACCATTTTGTCACACTTCTGACATGTACAACTCCCTTTTTCATTTTGAGAAAGTAATTTTATCTGGGGTCAAAGTAGACTACTGTAAAactgacttttttttcccaaagggAAGAACGAGATACAGAATCGAATGTAACAGAATCAATGAGATAGGGTCTGAGGTTAACACAATTTTTAAGCCCCTTTTAACTTAAGATTACCTTTTCAATTATGTTAGTCAATGCCGCTGGAATATTGGCTGCTTGATCGTCATTTATTTGAGCTTCTTGTTCATTAATAATTTTCCCATTAACAAGACCGATTGGATTTGGTTTTATTGATCCGAAacgttttgttttacttttgcccattttttttcaaatttcatgCCACTGCCAGGGCAAGGATTTGACTCTTGAGGGAAttgatataaaaattataaaatctatagattttaaatcatttatagACTCTATTGATCTAGATGGCTTAAAGTAACTAACAGCTAGAGGAATCCTAGACAATATACTCTaaatcaaatctagatctagtctagatccagatctacaCACTTAGACATAAGACTCTAAAATGTAAACACTGGAGTCTGGACATAACCACGAGTAAGGTATAAAACAGTATTGCCAACTAGAAgattaaattaaactaaattaaaatattaaaacttaacGACAGTAGAAAGCATACCTTACAATGCTTTCTTAAGGTAGCCctattattttgctttttaattcattttttttatttaaccgTACATATCTTTACCATTCTTTTATGCCTTACAATGGAAAGCTGtgttgtaaattattttttaaaatagctacTTTTTCATATTATCTATACTATATTTCATTGGAAATTATTCGTAATATTAATAGTCTTTATATAATTCattttaagtgtttaatttttttaatattatggaATAAAAGTTAAGCAA contains the following coding sequences:
- the LOC106068844 gene encoding HEAT repeat-containing protein 3-like; translated protein: MGKSKTKRFGSIKPNPIGLVNGKIINEQEAQINDDQAANIPAALTNIIEKLQAPTSEERACGCQLMAGIVSQPKAIGYLLRENVVKMTAPLFLDKCLDVRKSALGALRNMSVYGQADVSEVMIDHDVLTPLTALLQTYNNGWLPEKEASKYDTNVDVLIESLELLSNLCESNNSAVKRFNKENLLTTILPLLNVEVYGYQLCNAAARCLLVVSENNSEATTVCQKLDVVSSFLKIIESDPHGIDAVLLRTLVTGILLNLPEVDLSLHYKGIIKAILQVLDMDSFSVIDAALQSSQLDSGENTLENELTWPEVDKLLTAQGVSLELLANMCCSDEEWEDVENSELSSDDQTMDMEEDSAESASEALCLPSEIASAFLEENILSKILLKVSPLTEDQTSKLQESHCGKNTLKKLRDLQTRCLLCISNIVGAVDESLLSQSTPLSTIWTGLYQLLQISSATEDEDLRWALTSALRAVIQRMTDLQQTESVSSIQASDIDFLVGVAKATNNRETQINVIKILSTIGCMSSVTLSSLLQKIGAILLEVACHNEDVIVVSESLDSLFDVFKEDDTDGVAKEISLVDQLVALQASFKLRIKEKRKELGENFSVVMMAKSNLAGFIKYKLSKR